From the genome of Phlebotomus papatasi isolate M1 chromosome 2, Ppap_2.1, whole genome shotgun sequence:
catatttctggctaattttagttaaattgagttctaatctttattgttaacggtacgttaagttttcaaatgaaataattatctatttcgtgaacaaaaagggttttactgaagtgtctgcaaatgcttcaataggaaaccctggaaatatgatatttttggagagattttattattgttttagatgggaaagaagaaaagaccaagaataagaacaaatcctgcactcagaaGCAActgaacaaggttttggaagcatttcgtcgcggtttcactttcactgtttgtctccaattagaaactttcccttgtctccatttggattaatatgtttccaatagaaacattttacgctcgcgtatttttcttgtatttaagaagttttcaaattacatctaaagaattttcactaaacagtaacattttagaagagtcaaggagcgaatttatgtaattctcttcagaaaaaatatgaacttaatgtgttgaatcttctgcactcttagaaaaaattagttcgtacaagctcatatgcagttattagaactataaaatatagtaaatatagacccaactatatatttagtttgggtaactaaatgaaatagttgaccacagttagttaaagtatccttttcatttagttatcacaactaaatcaaaatagtaatgggtactataacatattagttccaattactaaataaatggggttgatacccatcttattggctgtaataactatatcatattagttgtggttaccatatagcattcattgtgatgcatatttcttattagttgcttaaaattcgaaagagcttcaaggcattactaaaataaaaaccactctttactattggaaaagtagtcataactttatgaaaatatattatatatactatttacattggttgtgagaactaaaaggaattagtgaccaatattggTTGgaataatgatttcatttaattaacacaagcaaatataattgtatgaaagcattatgaaataattgccgcaacttatccacgtaaatattgtcttatattctcactactaataaatttattatgttatgagtataatgttttaagaatataagaactattttaaatagatttgataataatcgcccgaacaactaattttcattagtaatcacgtctaaacttttctaagagtgtgtcAAAGGACATttactctaaatttttttttctgtgtgtgaaTGTCAAATTTGAATAGAACATTATTTAACGGtttaatgtaggggagaccggggtacaattagccaggggcagaagtagacagtggatttttctcggttcccttaaaatgtaccttgagcaaagtattttttaatgaaagtaggaacacatcaccatattcccagaaatatttataagtctgatcctgttatcctacaatttagaagcatttttataaaatgggtataaaactgcagttttgatgtttcagtttttggaccagcatttggttttctgagtttgtagtcaagatttcatagttttacctcgtttctggtttcataaacctaattaaaaaatatttttcacttggataataattatccaattttttatataagatgaaaaacactaaaacagccctcggggcagttgtagccactcttccgtggccggataaaactatcaatgatttttcactaatacatggataattgttagatgaaagagtactattgatattccaagcaatattgccattcggatgaaaaatttgtgaaatagattttttcaggatattttcatcaattttcccgcaattacaaaaatgtcataaaaaagtcggctaaagtctttttcattaggtttaagttacatatttagtatcagtgggcttcagtggatcaagtgaaataacacttggtatttccagttttaaaatttcgtctggaaaactggtggcaaatagcaccccgaaagtggctaaatctacccaggccggggcaggtgtagccaatgtgtcatacttttttcattatcctctctagaaaaagccaaggatttgagagctctgaactatacggttttatacagccaatatcttaatgttacttatgaaacataaaaacattagacaaactttatcattttttcacaaatcatgcgcgaaaaaaaagcttcatttgctggctaattctacccctgtctcccctacttaCCTTTCAGCTTCCATTGTGGTGATGTGCAGTCAGACGTCTTTGGCAGAGGAGCTGGGAGTTAAAACGGGCGTGGGGCAACGTTCTGTGCTGGCACTGAAATGTGGCTATCTTCTGGACGAGGACTCCAGTCCAGACAGCGATCGGCTGCACAGTTTGGGAGATGTGGACAGTGGACACTCCACAGCACACTCCCCCACCGACTTCAAGAGCATGTCCCCGACTCCAGCAGCTGGAGGGACACCGTATTCGCGACTGGAACTTCTGGAGGCCACTCACAGGGCGCTCCACAAATTCCTGCCCCGCCACCACGATGAGATTGAACTGGAGATCGGGGATGCAGTTTATGTGGAGAAGGAGGCTGATGATCTGTGGTGCGAAGGCGTGAATCTTCGTACAGGGAGACAGGGTATCTTCCCATCGGCATATGCAGTGGATCTGGAGTACAATGACTTCGATCCGGGAGCGCAACAGGTGAAGCGAGAACGTTACCTGCTAGGGTACTTGGGTTCCGTGGAGACACTAGCACACAAGGGCACTGGGGTAGTCTGCCAAGCTGTCAGGAAGATCCTGGCGCGTTCCGGAGACTCTCCTAAGGCCCAACCGTGTATCTTGGAAGTCAGTGATCAGGGACTGCGGATGGTAGAGAGAGCTCGAGCACCAGACCATAAAGGACCCCACATGGACTTTTTCTACTCGCTCAAGAATGTCTCCTTCATCTCATTCGATCCTAGGTAAGTGGATCTAGGTTAAGGATACATATAGAATCGAACGCTCGAATCCGAAAGACTAACTTTTACCAACGAATGATTTTCATAAGGGGAAGTAGGGTAACTTTGAATTAGAGCACCTTAGAAATGAGACttctttgaaatttaattttaatttgtggAGCGAATATCCACTTccattaaaaatagaaaagatcCTATTTCAAATATGCCCAAATGCCAAGGTACCTTTTTCCCTATTTGGTACATTTCTTCGTTATCCTACATCTTGTAGGAGGAAATTTTGttcacaaaaatttattgaatcataTTAAGAactgaaattttcatgatagGCTGGCTTTTTCGTAAACattttattcttcttttatttcatTCTAAAATGAGAGCAAgtgaaaaatactttgtaaaattGGTCTAGGTAGCTGAATTAAGTTCTTTCAAATTCTTTCTTATGGTCGAACGCATAATGCAAAGCATGATACTCCAAAGTTCGAGCTTCAAAGTTTAATTGAGAcagtaattttttaatcttaattttaatttacaacTCATTTAAATCGAATTCAtaaattgatcttgaaaaaacGGATAAAGGAAGTGAAATGAgatcgaaaatttaaaagaaaatacgtAAGATTTATAGGATTAGTTGTCAATTGACAGTTTTTAACATAATACTGCCATCCCCATATTGAAACAGTCTATAAACTTTCAAGAATAAGGAAAATTCCAAGGAGAACTCTATAATTCTACCACGTGCCTGTCTAATGATATTTTTTCGGGTATTAAACAGCGCAGAATTCTAGACAAATATCAAATAGATCTGTACTTATAATTCCACTGATTTTTCTTTACATAATTTTCACGCAAAATGTAGTAAACTTTCCATAaagattttcaagaatttctCAGGAAAAACGTtccaagaaataaaatgaatgaagTCACCACGTGTCGTAATTTAAATCTTTCGAGAAATGCAGTGAGTTgcattaattatattaaaattttaagcagTATTTTCCACAAAGTTTTCAGACAATTAcactaaaaaatttaaaataaaaacttcaCGTATTGTTATATGCGTATCTTCGTCACCTCAATCCAAGTCAAGCTCAATCCAAAGTTAAACtttaagaaatgatttttttttaaataaatattttatttaactagATCtgattagtaggggagactgaggtaatggaaaacttttaaattcGATATTTTACAATAGAAAAGAGAGCGTGGTCTAAAATTTTCACCATGGATTACCTTCATGATTTTCATTAAACGTTCAAGGCTTTAAGGAATTCGAGCAAAGTATATAAAACATTCAATATATTGGAATAATGAgtcgtttttaaaatatttgcttttcaggagatatcaattttcatcgattcattttgtataatttatgCATTTGCTCAataattgtattgtattgtatattgtattgtatttatttttcattaccattaataACTTATAATAACTCATGTTAATCCCACCGTACCTTGCtgtcatcgccgtcttagcgttggtgaccaataataatttagataatttagcaggcctgagctaaaagaaaagccgaagtgaatttggtggtgcctgttggcattcttcgaaattccgcgaaaattcacgtagagaaaatgagaggttttttaacgtgaaaattgtttaattccttagagttaagtcattttcccAAGagaatccttttaataatttatttaaatacagttatttgggttaattgtgaataattgtcgatattacaacaaaaacattgggatgaaattttgagctggaagactcacattcttttgagctgtcccaaaattcaggataggtttgagaaaaacccttttgtacaatactattttggttaataaggaatgcaaaagtatatattacaagaagggacacgacctgctaataaggataaaatagagaggAAAGTATTTTATCGCATTTCACAGGGTTTTTTTGCAACCgtagcgccgccagacgtttgtcaattaaattatttgtgtctctatctctctcccacagttgaattgcgcgcaatttaagaactttccatttgacgtgacatttacatttaatttctttgtatttctgcaagattcaagtaaaagggtgtgtagtgaagagctatccgtcttctgacaaagatatcaagaagacaatttctttctatatgagtttttatgtaatatttatcatggcaccgtgaatgagcgggattagtgttaccagtatggctatctgtaatttccaattaaattatcaatacaaaatttccgatattccACGACTTTTAACAAGTACATGTCTGTAAAATTTAGATATCGAACGCACGAATCTGTTAATCCTCCAAAATTAGCTTTATCAAAAATTACCACTCGGagtaaaatttgtcagaaagcatggtgtaaaaattgatttaaaaaaaaagaagaataccGATGTTTCATACCAGCGAAAAAAACTGGTTCTGATGAGATTGCAGACGATCTCTAAAGGCACCTACGCACTAggaacaatttaaatttaaacaatacttttttttaatgaaaattttacctATCATTGTAGACAGGAACGTCATGTTTTagcaattttttacgaaaattgcttctagtgtgtagacgccataaggcAGCACAATTCTAACAGGAGGATATtgggtgtaaacacaagtagattttgattctccaatagtgtcttggataaaaagtaaatggaactctatttgcacaaaaagtcgttgatgttcgaagaattcaaatttaatttcgaattttcatactaaattttaaaacaagatggggaaaatttatcaaatatcacactaaagagcttgcaaaagagttactcagtgattatggagtgattaaataatggaacaagaacagtaagagtcgttgttctgtttttttttcctcacaactatGTAAAGACCGTCATATTTTGACACTTAAGTACTTCCAAATTCGAACAATTGGTTTTTGGTTCAATGGGATTCTCGTATAAGAACGAAATGCCcgtctgggtaatctctaaaacatatccaaaaatgaaaaaattgcacGATGCGtattcgagcaatcccaaaaaatatggttttggatggAAAGGGCTTGGGTG
Proteins encoded in this window:
- the LOC129803892 gene encoding JNK-interacting protein 1 — protein: MADTEFEEFRQIFEHFPQHLKTPAQFYSLVPGLDDGEPSPSPKSDSSGSDCEEVSTELLDIPQHKTSVDGGEFLGHQIILSTSSAEDDEIGDGLRTNQPAQPPVLARTNSLPFMSGSTERRRRKLPEIPKNKKSSIVVMCSQTSLAEELGVKTGVGQRSVLALKCGYLLDEDSSPDSDRLHSLGDVDSGHSTAHSPTDFKSMSPTPAAGGTPYSRLELLEATHRALHKFLPRHHDEIELEIGDAVYVEKEADDLWCEGVNLRTGRQGIFPSAYAVDLEYNDFDPGAQQVKRERYLLGYLGSVETLAHKGTGVVCQAVRKILARSGDSPKAQPCILEVSDQGLRMVERARAPDHKGPHMDFFYSLKNVSFISFDPRDNRYIGFITKHPTVQRFACHVFRGHESTRPVAEAVGRAFQRFYQKFIETAYPIEDIYIE